From the Cryptomeria japonica chromosome 2, Sugi_1.0, whole genome shotgun sequence genome, one window contains:
- the LOC131047388 gene encoding caffeoylshikimate esterase isoform X2: MQMTPSGVKTNESYETNSRGLEIFSKSWLPESIPVKGIVCFCHGYGDTCTFFFEGIAKKIAASGYGVFSMDYPGFGLSEGLHGYIPNFDELVDDVIEHFSKVKAQSDFKDVPCFLFGQSMGGAVALKVHLKQPREWDGTILVAPMCKIAEDVTPPKPVLQVLGLLSRILPKQKLFPQKDISELAFRELKKRNMAVYNVIAYKDQMRLMTAMELLKTTAEIETQLEKVSSPLLILHGDADQVTDPSVSKSLYEKSNSLDKTLKLYREGYHCILEGEPDERIYEVFDDMISWLEAHCRSRVLNTSL, encoded by the exons ATGCAG ATGACACCATCGGGAGTAAAGACTAATGAG AGTTATGAAACAAACTCACGAGGGCTGGAGATATTCTCCAAAAGTTGGCTTCCAGAATCCATTCCTGTGAAGGGCATTGTTTGCTTTTGCCATGGATACGGAGACACCTGTACATTTTTCTTTGAGG GAATTGCTAAGAAAATTGCTGCTTCTGGATATGGTGTATTCTCGATGGATTATCCAGGATTTGGCCTTTCAGAAGGTTTGCATGGTTATATTCCGAACTTTGATGAACTTGTTGATGATGTTATCGAACACTTCTCCAAAGTTAAAG CACAATCAGATTTCAAGGATGTCCCTTGCTTTCTTTTTGGACAATCCATGGGAGGTGCAGTAGCCTTGAAGGTGCACTTGAAGCAACCTCGTGAGTGGGATGGGACAATTCTTGTTGCTCCTATGTGCAAG ATTGCAGAGGATGTTACTCCACCTAAACCGGTATTACAGGTTTTAGGATTGTTATCCCGGATTCTCCCAAAACAAAAACTGTTTCCTCAGAAAGATATATCGGAGCTGGCATTTAGGGAACTCAAGAAACGAAACATG GCAGTATATAATGTAATTGCCTATAAGGATCAGATGCGCCTTATGACTGCTATGGAGCTCCTAAAAACTACAGCAGAAATAGAAACTCAATTGGAGAAG GTATCATCTCCATTACTGATATTGCACGGAGATGCTGATCAAGTTACAGATCCTTCTGTTAGCAAAAGTTTGTATGAGAAGTCGAACAGTTTGGACAAAACTTTGAAGCTTTATCGAGAAGGATATCACTGTATTCTTGAAGGTGAACCTGATGAGAGGATATATGAGGTCTTTGATGATATGATTTCTTGGCTTGAGGCACACTGTAGAAGCAGAGTGCTGAATACTTCATTGTGA
- the LOC131047388 gene encoding caffeoylshikimate esterase isoform X1, translating to MEALSSSRISPHGSLVGLGITRDGLGWSIKEYPLKKEVRRDSVSAVKLNSRTVISAVHRIHGSKLIEGVDEEMNKLAQENMDYAPARRLVRDAFTPAQQNLDHCLFKMTPSGVKTNESYETNSRGLEIFSKSWLPESIPVKGIVCFCHGYGDTCTFFFEGIAKKIAASGYGVFSMDYPGFGLSEGLHGYIPNFDELVDDVIEHFSKVKAQSDFKDVPCFLFGQSMGGAVALKVHLKQPREWDGTILVAPMCKIAEDVTPPKPVLQVLGLLSRILPKQKLFPQKDISELAFRELKKRNMAVYNVIAYKDQMRLMTAMELLKTTAEIETQLEKVSSPLLILHGDADQVTDPSVSKSLYEKSNSLDKTLKLYREGYHCILEGEPDERIYEVFDDMISWLEAHCRSRVLNTSL from the exons ATGGAAGCCTTATCGTCATCCAGGATAAGCCCACATGGATCTCTGGTTGGTTTGGGTATCACTAGAGATGGCCTAGGATGGAGCATTAAAGAATACCCACTAAAGAAAGAAGTGAGAAGAGATAGTGTTTCTGCTGTGAAGTTAAATAGCAGGACCGTGATTTCAGCAGTGCATAGGATCCATGGGTCCAAGCTCATAGAAGGTGTAGATGAGGAGATGAACAAACTTGCTCAGGAGAATATGGATTATGCTCCGGCAAGGAGACTAGTTCGTGACGCATTCACCCCAGCTCAGCAGAATCTGGATCATTGTCTGTTCAAG ATGACACCATCGGGAGTAAAGACTAATGAG AGTTATGAAACAAACTCACGAGGGCTGGAGATATTCTCCAAAAGTTGGCTTCCAGAATCCATTCCTGTGAAGGGCATTGTTTGCTTTTGCCATGGATACGGAGACACCTGTACATTTTTCTTTGAGG GAATTGCTAAGAAAATTGCTGCTTCTGGATATGGTGTATTCTCGATGGATTATCCAGGATTTGGCCTTTCAGAAGGTTTGCATGGTTATATTCCGAACTTTGATGAACTTGTTGATGATGTTATCGAACACTTCTCCAAAGTTAAAG CACAATCAGATTTCAAGGATGTCCCTTGCTTTCTTTTTGGACAATCCATGGGAGGTGCAGTAGCCTTGAAGGTGCACTTGAAGCAACCTCGTGAGTGGGATGGGACAATTCTTGTTGCTCCTATGTGCAAG ATTGCAGAGGATGTTACTCCACCTAAACCGGTATTACAGGTTTTAGGATTGTTATCCCGGATTCTCCCAAAACAAAAACTGTTTCCTCAGAAAGATATATCGGAGCTGGCATTTAGGGAACTCAAGAAACGAAACATG GCAGTATATAATGTAATTGCCTATAAGGATCAGATGCGCCTTATGACTGCTATGGAGCTCCTAAAAACTACAGCAGAAATAGAAACTCAATTGGAGAAG GTATCATCTCCATTACTGATATTGCACGGAGATGCTGATCAAGTTACAGATCCTTCTGTTAGCAAAAGTTTGTATGAGAAGTCGAACAGTTTGGACAAAACTTTGAAGCTTTATCGAGAAGGATATCACTGTATTCTTGAAGGTGAACCTGATGAGAGGATATATGAGGTCTTTGATGATATGATTTCTTGGCTTGAGGCACACTGTAGAAGCAGAGTGCTGAATACTTCATTGTGA